The Salvelinus fontinalis isolate EN_2023a chromosome 9, ASM2944872v1, whole genome shotgun sequence sequence CCAGGTACATACCCTCCTGTATTCCTTTTACTACGGTCTGCTAAGCCACAGCACTTAGAAAAACCTGGTTTCTGACTTTTATTCATGAAGAGAGATGCATGTTATTAAATCCAGATTTTGCGTACTATCAGGTTGCACATTGACATATTTCATGCTGTGTTTTATATGGTCGACTAGTAATATACAccatacagagcattcggaaagtattcagaccttttcactttttccacattttgttacgttacagccttattctaaaattgattaaattaaatgttttcctcatcaatctacacacaataccccataataacaaaagcgaaaacaggtttttcgaaatgtacgcaaatttataaaaataaaaaactgaaataccttatttacataagtattcagaacctttgctatgagattcgaaattgagatcaggtgcattctgttcccattgatcatccttgaaatatttctacaacttgattggagtccacctgtggcaaattcaattgattggacatgatttggaaaggcacacacctgtctatataaggtcccacagttgacagtgcatgtcagttcaaaaccatgccatgaggtcgaaggaattgtccgcagagctccgagacaggattgtgttgaggcacagatctggggaagggtaccaaaacatttctgcagcattgaaggtccccaagaacacagtggcctccatcattcttaaatagaagacatttggaaccaccaagactcttcctagagctggtcaaaccaatcgggtgagaagggccttggtcagggaggtgaccaagaaccaaatggtcactctgacagagttccagagttcctctgtgaagatgagagaaccttccagaaggacaaccatctctgcaacactccacaaatcaggcctttatggtagagtggccagatggaagttactcctcagtaaaaggcacatgacagcccacttggagtttgccaaaaggcacccaaatgACTCTCAGacaatctgatgaaaccaagattgaactatttggcctgaatgccaagcgtcatgtctggaggaaaccaggcactacttatcacctggccaataccatccctacggtgaagcatggtagaggcagcatgtcacaccctgatctgtttcacctgttcttgttattgcctccaccccctccaggtgtggcttgttttccccagtgtatttattcctgtgtttcctgtccctctgtaccagtgtatttatccctgtctctctgtaccagtgtatttatcccggtgtttcctgtctctctgtgccagttcgtcttgcatgtttccaagtcaaccagcgtttttcccccCATTCTCCTgcctttgctattctcctttttctagtcctcccggttttgacccttgcctgtttctggactctgtacccgcatgcctgaccattctgcctgctttgacctcgagcctgtctgccactctgtacctcctggactctgaactggttttgaccttttgcctttCTCTTGTctactccttttggattattaaacatcttaaactccaaccatctgcctcctgtgtctgcatctgggtctcgccttgtgtgatgatacagcatcatgctgtggggatgtttttcagcgtcagggaccgCGAGACTtgttaggatcgagggaaagatgaatgtacagagagatccttgatgacaacctgctccaCAGCACtgaagacctcagactggggtgaaggttcaccttccaacaggacagtgaccctaagcacacagccaagacaatgcaggagtggcttcaggacaagtctctgaatgtccttgagtgtcccagccagagcccggactttaaccccagcaaatatctctggagatacctgaaaatagctatgcagcgacgctccccatccaacctgacagagcttaagaggatctgcagataagaatgggagaaactccccaaatacaggtgtgccaagcttgtagcgtcataccaaagaagactcaaggctgtattcgctgttaaaggtgcttcaacaaagtactgagtaaaggttctgaatgtaaatgtgatatgtcaggtttttatttttaatacatttgcaaacatttctaaaaacctgtatgtaacgtaacaaaatgtgaaaaaagtgaataccttacgaatgcactgtatatacaaaagtatgtggacaccccttcaagttagtggatttggctacttCAACAACACCCGTTgctgcaatctccatagacaaacattggcagtagaatggccttactgaaagctcagtggctttcaatgtggcaccgtcataggatgccacctttccaacaagtcagttcgtcaaatttttgCCCTGCTGGAGCCGTCCCGGTCAACTGTgtagtggaaatgtctaggagcaacaacggctcagccatgaagtgttcatccacacaagctcacagaacgggaccacagagtgcttaaaaaaataatatatatatttaactaggcaagtcagttaataagaacaaattcttatttacaatgacgacctacaccggccaaacccggacgatgctgggccaattgtgcgccgacctatgggactcccaatcacggccggttatgaTGCTGCCTGGATTCaaacagggtgtctgtagtgacacctcaagcactgaggtgcagtgccttagaccgctgcgccacacggGAGCCCAGTGCTGAAGTCCTTAGTGTGTAAAAATGGTCTATCCTCCGTTGCAaccctcactaccgagttccaaactgcctttggaagcaacgtcagcacaagaactgttcgtctggagcttcatgattaccatgcgcaatgctaagcgttggctggagtggtgtaaagctcaccggcAGTGGAaacagtccaacggacaaatttgggtttggcggatggcaggagaacgctacctgccggaAATGCATAGtagcaactgtaaagtttggtggaggcggaataatggtctggggctgttttccatggttcgggctaggctccttagttccagtgaagggaaatcttaacgctacagcatacaatgacattctagatgattctgtgctttcaactttgtgacaacagtttggggaaggccctttcctgtattagattgacaatgcccccgttcacaaaacgaggtccatagagaaatggtttgtcgagatcggcgtggaagaacttgactggcctgcacagagccctgacctcaaccccattgaacacctttgggatgaattggaatgcagactgTGAGCCAGgactaatcacccaacatcagtgtccgacctcactaatccccttgtggctgaatggaagcaagtccaacatctagtggaaagccttcccagaagagtggaggctgttatagcagcaaaaggggaccaactccatattaatgcccatgattttggaatgagatgttcgacgagcaggtgtccacatacttttggtcatgtagtgtatttgggACTTGCTGACCTTAAATGTATACTGTTCATCTAAATCATCACATGATCACTCTATTTTTATCTGGTATAATATACTATCTATTTTTAACTAAGGTCTGTATATTTAGATCTATACATTTAGATAATATAATCATATACTGTACTCATGTTTATGcagtaataaaaaatgtattgattATTACCGTTGCAATATTTCGACGCAGCGGTCACGAGCCTTATTAAGCTTCTGATTAATGCTGTCTTTGAAAGAGACTTGTTATCCCCTATCGGCTCCATAAAAACAGTTTCAAGTTGTAGTTCACAACATTTCTGACAAGAGAAAACTGTATACCGTCCTACATTTTTACATGTATCCAAATCTGGAAACTCTCTGAGAATCTCTCATGGCCATCTACTGGCTGTATTAttgaccagggttggggtcaattacatttcaattcagtcGTTTCAGAAAGCAAACTGAAATTcagtgaattgaaatggaattgactccaaccctgTGGTCTAACTTTACTCTATTGAATAAAGACTAGATTCTTCTCTGGCCACTGTGACCATTACGTGGCAGCCTGGTTGACTGAGGTGGTCAAGGTTACTGTAAGGCCTGTAGTGTGGGTTGTGTGTGGTTGGGTTTCTCTGAGGTTTCGGTCACATTCCCAAGGGACGGTGGTGAGGCCCTGAGACCTGTTTAGCTTGGAGGCCAAGGGGAGCTCCTGCATGGGGGCTTTTGTTGGTGGGCCGGACACTTGTCCTTGAGATGATTATGTCACTATAAACGAATGCAAAGGTGTCATCAGAAATCATAATATTTCATACTGTTTACATACTGTACCTGTTTAGATGTCAAGGGACAGAGATGACAGGGCTTTGTAGTCATAATGCTGTCATACAACACAATTACATTCTCTTCTGTACTTTCTCCTAATTCTTTGTTACAGTGTTGCTTGGGCACCACCTTCTTGTTAgtgctggtctgtgtgtgtgtctgtgtgtgtgtcatcaggaCTGGACTGAGATGGGCAGGGgcaggggaggggggtgggggggcagtgTTTGCAGCTTCACCCACTAACTTGGGAGGGTCTGTACTCTCACTTACTCACACATGCTAACACACATAAACATATGGTCGCTTGGAGTGGTCAGACGAGGCAGCAGCGTGCTTCACACTCTCTCACCTCCCCCTGCTCTTGCTCCAGCCATACAGACATGATGCTACAGGAGAGCACTTCACAAGACTGTTACAGGAGCTATCGGCGTTAACAGAAGCTGACGTGCTGCAGTCTGATGTGCCTcactttttttcttcattttatcGCTCCTTTTTTCATTGGGATTTGAGATAAATATTTACCTAAATATACAGGAGATATTGGAAGGTAGCTGGCGAGACCAGTCTCACAGGGGTTTCCCCATGTTAACCTCTCGCTGAAGGTCTTACTCTGAACCATATAGAATTGGGCAGAATAAATACGAGTTTCTTATTTTTTGTGAAGATATCTCTATTTTGGATCTTAGAACGTTTGGAAAGAAATCTCTATTTGGGATCTTTGGGGAATTTGCAGACTGGAGAAAACCTTTTTGTGGATTACTTGTTTTGGAAATCTACTCCATGTGAGTATTTTTCATTTGGTGTATTTGATGTTTAATTTGGAAGTACCAGAAAAGCCTCTCTCTGCTTCGATAAATTCTTTACCAGGTATTTCAGTATTAGTCTAGGTATTTCAATATTATTCTAGGTATTTCAGTATTAGTCTAGGTATTTCAGTATTAGTCTAGGTATTTCAGTATTAGTCTAGGTATTTCAGTATTAGTCTAGGTATTTCAGTATTATTCTAGGTATTTCAGTATTAGTCTAGGTATTTCAGTATTATTCTAGGTATTTCAGTATTAGTCTAGGTATTTCAGTATTAGTCTAGGTATTTCAGTACTATTCTAGGTATTTCAGTATTAGTCTAGGTATTTCAGTATTAGTCTAGGTATTTCAGTATTAGTCTAGGTATTTCAGTATTAGTCTAGGTATTTCAGTATTAGTCTAGGTATTTCAGTATTAGTCTAGGTATTTCAGTATTAGTCTAGGTATTTCAGTATTAGTCTAGGTATTTCAGTATTAGTCTAGGTATTTCAGTATTAGTCTAGGTATTTCAGTATTAGTCTAGGTATTTCAGTACTATTCTAGGTATTTCAGTATTAGTCTAGGTATTTCAGTATTAGTCTAGGTATTTCAGTATTAGTCTAGGTATTTCAGTATTAGTCTAGGTATTTCAGTATTAGTCTAGGTATTTCAGTATTAGTCTAGGTATTTCAGTATTAGTCTAGGTATTTCAGTATTAGTCTAGGTATTTCAGTATTAGTCTAGGTATTTCAGTATTAGTCTAGGTATTTCAGTATTAGTCTAGGTATTTCAGTATTAGTCTAGGTATTTCAGTATTAGTCTAGGTATTTCAGTATTAGTCTAGGTATTTCAGTATTACCAGGTGGTCTTGTTTAGTAGACAGAATTGATGTTGGGCACGGGAATCAAAGGTGGCTCAGAAAGTTGTTGAGTTGGTCAGCAACTAGATTCAATGCTGCCAAGTAAAAACCACCTGATAAGTAGCAGTAAGGTAAGCTGCAAACTTCTGAGGGGGTTTTCTGTACCACTTACAGTACTGCATAAAATATCATTTCTCAACACCTATCATACTCAACAAATGAAACGGGCATTAAGTGTTccatttaaattattttattgtTGTTTTCAATTCATGTTTGCATGGGGCCATTTCAAATAAATGATTGGTATTATGTATTTTACAACACCTTAATAAACCATGCTATGTACATAGTTGATACTGTACATACTTTAGTTCCTGGTGAATAGCGATACAATGAAGGATGGAACATTGTCTGTTGCGTGTTCTAGAGTTCCAGACATCCTATTCCAGAATGCTGTGTTCCAGAGGCATGCTCCAGCAGTGGAGTCTAGCTGTGTTCCTGCTgtgctcctctgtccctctctacgGGAGACCCATCGATGCTCTCACTAACAGAATGTAAGTCTCTGTTTTTCAATAGTTTATAAACTGTAGATTCTTTCCGTTTCACTGTCTATTCATTATCATATTACGTCCTTTTCGAATATTAAATGGTACAAGAAAAGGTAGATCAATCAATGacattttttaaacaaatcaCTGGAATCGCATGTAAGTCTGATCAACACAGGGCTGCTTTACTCCATCCATTGTTCGTTGATTTGAGAAAAGAGGTGTAGATATACGGACAAGAATAGATCCACTGTATGTTACAGAAGAACATCAAATGATATACTAGATTTAAGTGGTACAACTTGAAAGTAAATGGAACAagcaaatatatttttattcaataaattatatatatttgaTGGAATATATTTGATGGAATATAATATGTTTATGGAATATATTAAATGATTGTCTATATATTTGACCTGCATGTACAGTATTTGAGTTGTTTCATGTAAAAACAAAAGTTTTCATGAATTCACGCCTACATGAATCCTAACTCCCTGCATTAAAGTTTGGATTGACATTGGTGGAGAGGGTTACATGTTTTGCGGTTAACAGGATCTGCCCCTTTTCTTAAatgttcgcctaaaatgacatacccaaatctaactaactgcctgtagctcaggccccgaagcaaggatatgcatattcttggtaccatttgaaaggaaacactttgaagtttgtggaaatgtgaaatgtatgtaggacaatacaacacaatagatctggtaaaatgtAATACCatgaaaaaaacaaccgttctttggtatgttttttgtaccatcatctttgaaatgcaagagaaaggccataatgtattattccagcccaggtgcaatttagattttggccactagatggcagcagtatatgtgcaaagttttagactgatccaatgaaccattgcatttatgttcaacattttgtatcaagactgcccaaatgtgcctaatttgtttattaataacttttcatgttcaaaattgtgcactctcctcaaacattaGCATGGTATtcgttcactgtaatagctactgtaaattgcagCGCAGTTAGATTAGCAAcaattacatttttctgcaaatatcagatatgtccatgtcctgggaaattttcttgttacttacaacctcatgctaattgcattagcctacgttagatCAACCATTACGTGGATGGGACaacgatcccgaagaagttttaaataTATGCCTCAGAGGATGGTCTTTTCTTACGTTATAGTGTTCACATAGAACAGCTCCCAGCTCCCAGCTTCCACTGTACATGTCTTGTTTATGCTGCCACCTATTGAGGTTTACTGGAACATGACCTTGGCTGTCATTCAACAATCAACACCTCACAAGTAGGTAGTTTAGAGtcactatactgtacagtaggtaGGTACCACTGTACACAAGACAGCTGTAAGAGAAAGGGATAGGTTGATAGGTAGGGTTGTAAATACCATCTCTGCAAAGAGTCAGTCTCCTACTGAGACTCAATTAGTAAGTTATTTTCAGCTCACTATGGAGCTCCTGAAGGGGTATTGCAAAGAGACCAATTCCATTTAATTGACTTAATTGAAATGGAACTGTCCCCAACCTGTGATTATTTTCTCTCTTAAAAAGAGAGTGAGTCCAGTTGAAAcaatctccttctcccctctccattCAGGAGGAGGTCAGTGAGCCACGCCCAGCTGATGCACGATAAGGGCCGTTCCCTGCATGAGTTCAAGAGACGCCACTGGATCCAGGAACTACTAGACCAAGTCCACACGTCCGACAGCGAGCGAGCCCCGGCTCCCCAGAGCAGGACCAATGCCAATGAGTGTCACAGCACCTTCAGCGGAAGCGCCCTATCCCCCCCCAAACCCTCTGGAGGGACCAAGAACCTCCCCCTGAGCTTCCGGctgagaggggaggggagcaaCCTCCCGCAGGAGACCAACAAATCTGTGGCCTACAAACACGAACCTCTGAAGGTAATCACCAAGAGGAAAAAAAaggtgaagggggagagagggagacggaaggAAAGCGAGAAGAGGAGGCGGAGGGCTCGCTCTGTAGTCACAAGTCTTACGACACAAAGAGAGGAGTTACAGAGGACACAAGACACTGGGTGACAAACATACTTCATGATGTAGCCTTTGGGTGGCGCTGCGCTAAGGACTCTGACTGACAAAGATTCCAGCATCACTGACTGAGACTCAGCCAAATGTCTCAGACTCGAAACAACTGGTCTCTCCATACCATGGCCATTGGTCTTCGCTTGTATTGTTTTAATCTGCTGCTTTTTCCTTGTGCCTTGATATACAGTAATATGTTGCTACTTTTATTATAACACATAACTTCTGTATACATATTTATTAGGTAAATAATATGGAGATCATCAGCAATGTTAAATGCATCTTTAACTCATCCCTAGTTAGATAACAATGTAAGATATGTGCCCTTCAGGAGCAATTTACTGTATCTCCCCAATACCCTttaaatcaacttcaatcagATGTCCATGTGTAAAGTAGAACATAGGCAACACAGTAAATGCTACGCATAAAATATTTATTGTCTGTACATATTTAAATTCACAAAATGAGGGAGGATCATTCTTTTTTTTACTGCCCGGTAGCTTTTTTAGATAGTCGATATTGTGAATATATAATTTCTTATCTGTAGTTAGTATTATTAGATCCATAACAAATGTTTTTACCATAATTTATTTCCTTTGAACTGTGTATTTATTTTGTGAATGTATTACCGTGCTGCTGATTTTTTGATATTTTATAATAACATAAAATGCACTTTAGATATAATGATGATATCCATATGTTTTGTTAAGTTACATTGTTATAAGTGTTCTCATTTGTGGTTGATTTTAATTAAGAAAGAAAATGTTCCTTTGTTGATAAaccctttatttttattttcttcttGGTTTCTAATATTACCCAATCATCTCATTGACTAGTAAGTTATTGGATCGTCCATCAAATTCGCTCTAGttttaaaataaacattttttataaaaataaGCCAGAGTTGAAACTGTTGGTATGATTGCAGACTTGTTAAGATTCATGTCATGTTTAGCCTTTGCACTGAGAGCACAATCATTAAAAAAATTATTAATAATAATCAAAGCAAAGATTAAAATCTTCATGAAAACATTGTGTTCTCTCTTTATGTGATGTACTACAATCAAATACTCTATTTTACTATTCCCTCTCATTGAACGTGGAGTTATCAAAGAGAAATGAATCTATGGATTCGTTGACTGTTCAGTGAGAACAAGGTACATTACAAGGTTGTTCATGTCACACTAGAGAACCATGTGGTGTATTTTAAAAGCCTCTCTCTGACTGAATGGACTGTATATTATGgacttgcatcccaaatggcaccctattccttgtaTAGtgctgggccctggtcaaaggtagtgcactgtataggaaatagggggccatttgggacacagacatggATCTGCTggtaatggaggagaggagagagggagtaccAGGCAGCAGAGTTAGTAGACTAGCTACATCCTGTCCTGAGAGCCTTGGGTTCAGGCCATTAGCTGGACAGTCATAAACATAGTAGAATGTCCTGATAAAGACTCTGTCAGAAGACTGAAGCTACACATCTATGAAAAAAATCTATGTAAGAATGGACAGAGGCATTAATAACTcactcactgagagagagagagagagagagagagagagagagagagacgagggagggaggaagagagggagagaagagggagagagggagggaggaggaagagagagagagaagagggagagagggagggaggaggaagagagggagggagagaggagggagagaagaggaagggagggagagaagagggaggaagggagggatggagggagggagggagggaggacggagAGAACACACAACAGAACAGGAAGGATCCTTGTTCTAATGAAGGTCGGAGAAGGTCTGTGATAGGTGTTTCCCTTCTTGTTATAAGACCTCTCACTTTAtcacttccattcagccactatAATAGCCTACAGTAATTGCCATAGAAACTGCcaatgtcaacaacaaaaaatctgaaaATATACATTCATACAGTCATAAACCTCTGTGGAATTCAAAACACTGGAGTGTGCGTCTGTGTGAGTGTATCTTTAAACTCAGTCGACCAGAATCAATTTGACCTGTGAGTGATGTTCGCTTTTCTTTGCTCCATGGTCCGCAATCAAAGTTTAAAACAGAGAGTcaaggatcaaatcaaatcaaatttttattCTCACACGCAATACCGTTTTCTTAAACAATTTTCATCATTATGAGGACCTTCTAAATTAAATTCACGGAGTGGCTGCCGAATTCACTCATGTCGGAGAACTGCAATTTATCTTGGTACACATGAACATCACTCAATAAACCCAGAGTATGGTGAGTACACCACAAGAGCAGAACAGAGTCATCCAAACTATTATTTCAGAAACAGAACACGTCAATGTAGTTTTAAATACTATAATAATAGTGATTTAGTCCGTTTTTTCAGTTATTTGTGGTTATAAAACCTAAATCAAGCTAATTATATTCCAAGTACATAAAGTGTATTTCGTCTTCACCAAAAAAGAGGCCTGCTTTTGCATTGTGAAATGGAATTATCCCAAACATGAACTAAGCCTTCCCTGTATCTCACAATAGGCTGTCCCCAACATGTCCTCCCTGATCCTTTTCTGTAGCTGCGGGGTGATCCTGGGCATCGGTTTCTATGCCAACCTGATGGTGTTCTCTCCTTTTGCCAAGTAAAACACCCAGAGGAAGAACCAGCTGGATATCCTGCTGCTCCGCATGGCCTTGGCAGACTTCCTCAGCATGCTGCTCATCCCCTCCACAATGCACTCAGGTAGGTTATTtatcccttattttaccaggtaactTGACTGAGAAGaacttctcatttacagcaacgacctgtggAACAGTTAAaggggaggggggatgaatgagccatttGGAAGCTggagatgattaggtggccatgatggacaaattgggaatttagccaggacaccggggtaaACACCcgtactcttacaataagtgtcatgggatcttcagtgaccacagagagtcaggacacccgtttaacatcccatccaaaaagacagcaccctacacagggcaatgccCCAATCACTGCCATGGGATATATTTTTAGACGAGGAGGAAAGAGAGCCTCCTACTGGCCCACCAACactacttccagcagcatctggtctcccatccaggaccaaccctgtgTAGCTTCAGAGGAAAGCCAGCTTGGGATGCAGAGTGGTATGCTTCTGGCTGTTAGAGGTCAGAGAGCATGGCCCTGGCAGACCTCCTCACCTTGCTGCTCATCCCCTTCACCCTGCAGTCAGGTAGGTTGCAGGTTCGAATCCCAGGTCTGACTGGAAAATTCTGGTGGGCCAGCAACCTGAGGGTTGCCAGtttgaatacagaaaaaaaacacacataaAAAAGTGTTGAGATGGGGATGTGGGCCAGTTACTATACTGGAGGATGGGGATGTGAGCCAGTTACTATACTGGAGGGTTGAGATGTGAGCCAGTTACTATACTGGAgggttgagatggagatgtgagCCAGTTACTATACTGGAGGGTTGAGATGGGGATGTGAGCCAGTTACTATACTGGAGGGTTGAGATGGGGATGTGAGCCAGTTACTATACTGGAGGGTTGAGATGGGGATGTGAGCCAGTTACTATACTGGAGGGTTGAGATGTGAGCCAGTTACTATACTGGAgggttgagatggagatgtggGCCAGTTactatattggaggatggggatGTGAGCCAGTTACTATACTGGAGGGTTGAGATGGGGATGTGAGCCAGTTACTATACTGGAgggttgagatggagatgtgagCCAGTTACTATACTGGAgggttgagatggagatgtgagCCAGttactatactagagggttgagATGGGGATGTGGGCCAGTTACTATACTGGAGGGTTGAGATGGGGATGTGAGCCAGTTACTATACTGGAGGGTTGAGATGGGGATGTGGCCAGTTACTATACTGGAGGATAGGGATGTGGGCCAGttactatactagagggttgagATGGGGATGTGGCCAGTTACTATACTGGAGGATGGGGATGTGGGCCAGTTACTATACTGGAgggttgagatggagatgtggGCCAGttactatactagagggttgagATGGGGATGTGGCCAGTTACTATACTGGAGGATAGGGATGTGGGCCAGTTACTATACTGGAGGATGGGGATGTGGGCCAGTTACTATACTGGAGGATGGGGATGTGGGCCAGTTACTATACTGGAGGGTTGAGATGGGGATGTGGGCCAGttactatactagagggttgagATGGGGATGTGGCCAGTTACTATACTGGAGGATAGGGATGTGGGCCAGTTACTATACTGGAGGATGGGGATGTGGGCCAGTTACTATACTGGAGGATGGGGATGTGAGCCAGTTACTATATTGGAgggttgagatggagatgtgagCC is a genomic window containing:
- the LOC129861766 gene encoding parathyroid hormone-related protein-like, giving the protein MEHCLLRVLEFQTSYSRMLCSRGMLQQWSLAVFLLCSSVPLYGRPIDALTNRMRRSVSHAQLMHDKGRSLHEFKRRHWIQELLDQVHTSDSERAPAPQSRTNANECHSTFSGSALSPPKPSGGTKNLPLSFRLRGEGSNLPQETNKSVAYKHEPLKVITKRKKKVKGERGRRKESEKRRRRARSVVTSLTTQREELQRTQDTG